One region of Streptomyces sp. NBC_00442 genomic DNA includes:
- a CDS encoding competence protein CoiA family protein, whose protein sequence is MANGIWHAEYGIAINLTRSDLGLNEYQGCLPADLTPEKLLEDITRPLQDRERERLQCLDHHEHGVCKAEREGRSPWMTVRRCRRGTELLLIAAHLPARSAPTPPESLRHQALKERIVRAAERHSCLTADAEMTAQGSRRKIRSDVRVSGPGRTVGWEAQYSPITAPTVRRRSQIAVEAGITPLWVTDSDRAALINRAPWARVDDVPWQDIASRARMLIRGGVRYLQEWKCTAGAERQCPAKTASMFGCGDFHTIFEVPALCLPAKRHTEVDELVVASADGSFVPLQVPMPSDPRQASRMWVPAQDHERWLSIVGHEPTPLCEEDPPDSELTFHEEELDAKCRFGEESSVRNDPRPIRERGDDRGLRTFTQLPPRIPRQAPGRSISDAERQERAEQYGCRVWEIGACPGCGQPMHRYGRGAAHACRACRSRFVTR, encoded by the coding sequence ATGGCCAATGGAATCTGGCACGCCGAATACGGCATCGCCATCAACCTGACTCGCTCCGACCTCGGACTGAACGAGTACCAGGGCTGCTTGCCAGCCGACCTCACACCAGAAAAGCTTCTGGAGGACATCACTCGCCCCCTCCAGGACCGAGAGCGCGAACGCCTGCAATGCCTCGACCACCACGAGCACGGAGTATGCAAAGCCGAGCGCGAGGGACGGTCACCGTGGATGACCGTCCGGCGGTGCCGACGAGGGACCGAACTACTGCTCATTGCAGCCCATCTACCGGCGCGGAGTGCGCCTACGCCGCCAGAGAGCCTGCGGCACCAGGCCCTCAAAGAACGAATCGTCCGAGCCGCCGAGCGCCATAGCTGTCTGACAGCCGACGCAGAAATGACAGCACAGGGCAGCAGACGGAAAATCCGTAGTGACGTACGGGTTTCCGGTCCGGGCCGAACCGTCGGCTGGGAAGCCCAGTACTCTCCGATCACCGCGCCCACCGTCCGCAGACGCTCACAGATTGCCGTGGAGGCAGGCATCACCCCCCTATGGGTCACCGACAGCGACCGAGCGGCTTTGATTAACAGGGCTCCCTGGGCGAGGGTGGATGATGTGCCCTGGCAGGACATCGCATCACGCGCGCGGATGCTAATCCGTGGCGGTGTCCGCTACCTTCAGGAATGGAAGTGCACAGCGGGTGCCGAGCGCCAATGCCCGGCGAAAACAGCAAGTATGTTCGGCTGCGGTGACTTCCACACCATCTTTGAGGTTCCTGCGCTGTGTCTGCCCGCGAAGCGCCACACTGAGGTCGACGAACTCGTCGTAGCCAGCGCCGACGGCTCCTTCGTCCCCCTCCAAGTCCCTATGCCGTCGGATCCTCGGCAGGCATCTCGCATGTGGGTGCCCGCCCAGGACCACGAACGCTGGCTCAGCATCGTCGGACACGAACCAACCCCACTCTGCGAGGAAGACCCGCCCGACAGCGAACTGACTTTCCACGAGGAGGAGTTGGACGCCAAGTGCCGTTTCGGCGAGGAGAGCTCTGTACGCAACGATCCCCGTCCCATCCGTGAGCGAGGCGACGACCGCGGCCTGAGAACCTTCACCCAGTTGCCACCGCGTATCCCCCGCCAAGCACCCGGACGGTCCATTAGCGATGCGGAACGCCAAGAGAGAGCAGAGCAATATGGATGCCGCGTCTGGGAAATCGGCGCATGCCCTGGATGCGGCCAGCCGATGCACCGCTACGGGCGGGGTGCCGCCCATGCCTGCCGCGCCTGCCGATCCCGCTTCGTCACCCGGTAG
- a CDS encoding STAS domain-containing protein: protein MRAGTSGFGLWDRAVEAATVLDLYGEIDIEARTALGPTVEKLIDREAPQVVVDLRPVTFLDPGGLRLLSAVQDGVTARGGTLRVVRGAPGVMRLFHFAGLEFAFVLRDRLPPGLSDADHAPGPAPPGAAPPGPVRPHLTLTFREP, encoded by the coding sequence ATGCGCGCCGGCACATCCGGGTTCGGCCTGTGGGACCGAGCGGTGGAGGCGGCCACCGTGCTCGATCTGTACGGAGAGATCGACATCGAGGCCCGGACGGCCCTCGGACCCACCGTCGAGAAGCTCATCGACCGGGAAGCGCCGCAGGTCGTGGTCGACCTGCGCCCCGTCACCTTCCTCGATCCGGGCGGCCTGCGGCTGTTGTCCGCCGTCCAGGACGGCGTAACCGCGCGGGGCGGCACCCTGCGCGTGGTCCGCGGAGCGCCCGGCGTGATGCGGCTGTTCCACTTCGCCGGCCTCGAATTCGCCTTCGTCCTCCGGGACCGCCTCCCGCCCGGCCTCTCGGACGCCGACCACGCCCCGGGCCCGGCACCTCCGGGCGCGGCACCCCCGGGCCCCGTGCGACCCCACCTGACCTTGACCTTCCGGGAGCCGTGA